In one Solanum dulcamara chromosome 1, daSolDulc1.2, whole genome shotgun sequence genomic region, the following are encoded:
- the LOC129902497 gene encoding protein ALTERED PHOSPHATE STARVATION RESPONSE 1 isoform X2 produces the protein MGAASSKSERSEALRLCKERKRFIKQAVDSRYALAAAHVSYVESLRNIGIALRRYAEAEVLIASSLSTSATELDKTPSHSSYPSPSASHIGGVSDSPILNGSPLSPPPIATRLSYMRSARPNAVTVKVSPHSTNMYVDDVDYSTPLPPPPPPDSGSWDFFDPTDNESFRFVTHNGRQLNFDELVEKDNDGDNGIQEEFLTPKSEPRSNGHGKSEFHDSSLVMPKRAENNSQKVGDGEAKDVSSEQEANGSVGTTIGKSALQVSGSKGDKSLVDEREDPSEFITHRAKDFLSSIKDIEHRFFRASESGKEISRMLEASKIRVGYSEAKGKSSVSAYLSSMGSGCCSRAGENMSEADHVTKVIIWKRTTSSRSSSSRNPLNGKDDNDDSGSDFVEDFCMIAGSHSSTLDRVYAWERKLYDEVKTIESIRRDYDRKCNQLRHQFAKDVSTQIIDKTRSVVKDLHSRIRVALYSVDSISKRIEKMRDEELLPQILELIQGLIRMWRAMLECHHAQYITISLAYHAKASASSPQGDTQKLIMSQLQDEVECFGLSFANWINSHTSYVEALNSWLQNCILQPRERTKGRRAFSPRRVLAPPIFVLCRDWSTGIKSLPSEELSDAIKDFLYDLRHSVRHHSEELQKKETTPEPGNEELEAKDEEKIDEKSSNLNCIHSSLTRVLDRLTKFSEASLKMCEDIRQKCDTARNAYLNYRPAPRSFSI, from the exons ATGGGTGCGGCAAGCTCAAAATCTGAGAGGAGTGAAGCTCTGAGATTGTGTAAGGAAAGGAAAAGATTTATAAAACAAGCAGTTGATTCTAGGTACGCATTAGCAGCTGCTCATGTTTCGTATGTTGAATCTTTGAGAAATATAGGCATTGCTCTTAGGAGATATGCGGAGGCTGAAGTGTTGATAGCATCATCTTTATCAACTTCAGCTACTGAGCTTGATAAAACCCCATCTCATTCATCGTATCCATCACCATCAGCATCTCACATTGGTGGGGTTTCAGATTCCCCTATTCTAAATGGAAGCCCCCTTTCACCTCCTCCTATTGCTACTCGGTTGAGTTACATGAGGTCTGCTCGACCTAATGCTGTCACTGTTAAGGTGAGTCCACATTCAACCAATAtgtatgttgatgatgttgattaCTCAACCCCATTACCCCCACCGCCACCTCCAGATTCAGGGTCCTGGGATTTTTTTGACCCTACAGATAATGAGAGCTTTAGGTTTGTTACACATAATGGTAGGCAACTGAACTTTGATGAACTTGTTGAAAAAGATAATGATGGTGACAATGGGATTCAAGAAGAGTTCTTGACACCTAAATCTGAACCTAGAAGTAATGGTCATGGTAAATCAGAATTTCATGATTCTAGTTTAGTTATGCCTAAGAGGGCTGAGAATAATAGTCAGAAAGTAGGTGATGGTGAGGCTAAAGATGTGAGCAGTGAGCAGGAAGCAAATGGTTCAGTTGGGACTACGATTGGTAAATCTGCCTTGCAAGTATCTGGTTCAAAGGGAGATAAGTCTTTAGTGGATGAAAGAGAGGATCCTTCAGAGTTCATAACTCATAGAGCCAAAGATTTTCTTTCTAGCATAAAGGACATTGAACATCGATTCTTTAGAGCATCTGAATCCGGAAAAGAGATTTCAAGAATGCTCGAAGCTAGCAAAATCAGAGTTGGGTATTCTGAGGCTAAAG GAAAATCTTCGGTGTCTGCCTATTTGTCTTCTATGGGCTCAGGTTGCTGCAGTAGAGCTGGTGAAAACATGTCTG AAGCAGACCATGTAACAAAGGTGATTATCTGGAAGAGGACCACATCCTCAAGATCATCTTCATCGAGGAATCCTCTTAATGGTAAGGATGACAATGATGATAGTGGAAGTGATTTTGTTGAAGATTTTTGCATGATAGCTGGAAGCCACTCATCCACCCTTGACAGAGTGTATGCATGGGAGAGGAAACTTTACGATGAAGTGAAG ACGATTGAGTCAATCAGGAGAGATTATGATCGGAAGTGTAATCAACTTAGGCATCAATTTGCCAAAGATGTTAGCACTCAAATAATTGACAAAACACGATCAGTGGTGAAGGATCTCCATTCACGCATCAGAGTGGCTCTATATTCAGTTGATTCAATATCAAAGCGGATAGAGAAAATGAGGGATGAAGAGTTGTTGCCTCAAATTTTGGAACTTATCCAAGG ATTGATCAGAATGTGGAGAGCAATGCTTGAATGCCATCATGCCCAGTATATAACCATTTCTCTGGCATACCATGCCAAAGCTTCGGCTTCAAGTCCCCAGGGTGACACTCAAAAGCTGATAATGAGTCAGCTGCAGGATGAAGTAGAGTGTTTTGGCTTGAGTTTCGCCAACTGGATTAACAGTCATACTTCATATGTGGAAGCTCTTAACAGCTGGCTGCAAAACTGCATCCTACAACCACGTGAGCGAACCAAAGGCAGAAGAGCATTTTCCCCTCGACGAGTTCTGGCCCCACCAATATTTGTGCTTTGTCGCGACTGGTCCACTGGGATTAAATCTCTGCCTTCTGAAGAGCTTAGTGATGCCATCAAGGACTTCTTGTATGACCTGAGGCATTCAGTTAGACACCACTCCGAGGAACTGCAAAAGAAAGAAACTACTCCTGAACCAGGGAATGAGGAATTGGAAGCGAAAGATGAAGAGAAGATCGATGAGAAGTCATCAAATTTGAATTGCATACACTCGAGTTTAACAAGGGTTCTGGACCGTCTGACCAAGTTCTCCGAGGCTTCTTTAAAGATGTGTGAAGATATCAGGCAGAAATGCGATACAGCTCGAAATGCATATCTGAACTATCGACCAGCACCTAGATCCTTCAGTATATGA
- the LOC129902497 gene encoding protein ALTERED PHOSPHATE STARVATION RESPONSE 1 isoform X1 encodes MGAASSKSERSEALRLCKERKRFIKQAVDSRYALAAAHVSYVESLRNIGIALRRYAEAEVLIASSLSTSATELDKTPSHSSYPSPSASHIGGVSDSPILNGSPLSPPPIATRLSYMRSARPNAVTVKVSPHSTNMYVDDVDYSTPLPPPPPPDSGSWDFFDPTDNESFRFVTHNGRQLNFDELVEKDNDGDNGIQEEFLTPKSEPRSNGHGKSEFHDSSLVMPKRAENNSQKVGDGEAKDVSSEQEANGSVGTTIGKSALQVSGSKGDKSLVDEREDPSEFITHRAKDFLSSIKDIEHRFFRASESGKEISRMLEASKIRVGYSEAKGKSSVSAYLSSMGSGCCSRAGENMSGEADHVTKVIIWKRTTSSRSSSSRNPLNGKDDNDDSGSDFVEDFCMIAGSHSSTLDRVYAWERKLYDEVKTIESIRRDYDRKCNQLRHQFAKDVSTQIIDKTRSVVKDLHSRIRVALYSVDSISKRIEKMRDEELLPQILELIQGLIRMWRAMLECHHAQYITISLAYHAKASASSPQGDTQKLIMSQLQDEVECFGLSFANWINSHTSYVEALNSWLQNCILQPRERTKGRRAFSPRRVLAPPIFVLCRDWSTGIKSLPSEELSDAIKDFLYDLRHSVRHHSEELQKKETTPEPGNEELEAKDEEKIDEKSSNLNCIHSSLTRVLDRLTKFSEASLKMCEDIRQKCDTARNAYLNYRPAPRSFSI; translated from the exons ATGGGTGCGGCAAGCTCAAAATCTGAGAGGAGTGAAGCTCTGAGATTGTGTAAGGAAAGGAAAAGATTTATAAAACAAGCAGTTGATTCTAGGTACGCATTAGCAGCTGCTCATGTTTCGTATGTTGAATCTTTGAGAAATATAGGCATTGCTCTTAGGAGATATGCGGAGGCTGAAGTGTTGATAGCATCATCTTTATCAACTTCAGCTACTGAGCTTGATAAAACCCCATCTCATTCATCGTATCCATCACCATCAGCATCTCACATTGGTGGGGTTTCAGATTCCCCTATTCTAAATGGAAGCCCCCTTTCACCTCCTCCTATTGCTACTCGGTTGAGTTACATGAGGTCTGCTCGACCTAATGCTGTCACTGTTAAGGTGAGTCCACATTCAACCAATAtgtatgttgatgatgttgattaCTCAACCCCATTACCCCCACCGCCACCTCCAGATTCAGGGTCCTGGGATTTTTTTGACCCTACAGATAATGAGAGCTTTAGGTTTGTTACACATAATGGTAGGCAACTGAACTTTGATGAACTTGTTGAAAAAGATAATGATGGTGACAATGGGATTCAAGAAGAGTTCTTGACACCTAAATCTGAACCTAGAAGTAATGGTCATGGTAAATCAGAATTTCATGATTCTAGTTTAGTTATGCCTAAGAGGGCTGAGAATAATAGTCAGAAAGTAGGTGATGGTGAGGCTAAAGATGTGAGCAGTGAGCAGGAAGCAAATGGTTCAGTTGGGACTACGATTGGTAAATCTGCCTTGCAAGTATCTGGTTCAAAGGGAGATAAGTCTTTAGTGGATGAAAGAGAGGATCCTTCAGAGTTCATAACTCATAGAGCCAAAGATTTTCTTTCTAGCATAAAGGACATTGAACATCGATTCTTTAGAGCATCTGAATCCGGAAAAGAGATTTCAAGAATGCTCGAAGCTAGCAAAATCAGAGTTGGGTATTCTGAGGCTAAAG GAAAATCTTCGGTGTCTGCCTATTTGTCTTCTATGGGCTCAGGTTGCTGCAGTAGAGCTGGTGAAAACATGTCTGGTG AAGCAGACCATGTAACAAAGGTGATTATCTGGAAGAGGACCACATCCTCAAGATCATCTTCATCGAGGAATCCTCTTAATGGTAAGGATGACAATGATGATAGTGGAAGTGATTTTGTTGAAGATTTTTGCATGATAGCTGGAAGCCACTCATCCACCCTTGACAGAGTGTATGCATGGGAGAGGAAACTTTACGATGAAGTGAAG ACGATTGAGTCAATCAGGAGAGATTATGATCGGAAGTGTAATCAACTTAGGCATCAATTTGCCAAAGATGTTAGCACTCAAATAATTGACAAAACACGATCAGTGGTGAAGGATCTCCATTCACGCATCAGAGTGGCTCTATATTCAGTTGATTCAATATCAAAGCGGATAGAGAAAATGAGGGATGAAGAGTTGTTGCCTCAAATTTTGGAACTTATCCAAGG ATTGATCAGAATGTGGAGAGCAATGCTTGAATGCCATCATGCCCAGTATATAACCATTTCTCTGGCATACCATGCCAAAGCTTCGGCTTCAAGTCCCCAGGGTGACACTCAAAAGCTGATAATGAGTCAGCTGCAGGATGAAGTAGAGTGTTTTGGCTTGAGTTTCGCCAACTGGATTAACAGTCATACTTCATATGTGGAAGCTCTTAACAGCTGGCTGCAAAACTGCATCCTACAACCACGTGAGCGAACCAAAGGCAGAAGAGCATTTTCCCCTCGACGAGTTCTGGCCCCACCAATATTTGTGCTTTGTCGCGACTGGTCCACTGGGATTAAATCTCTGCCTTCTGAAGAGCTTAGTGATGCCATCAAGGACTTCTTGTATGACCTGAGGCATTCAGTTAGACACCACTCCGAGGAACTGCAAAAGAAAGAAACTACTCCTGAACCAGGGAATGAGGAATTGGAAGCGAAAGATGAAGAGAAGATCGATGAGAAGTCATCAAATTTGAATTGCATACACTCGAGTTTAACAAGGGTTCTGGACCGTCTGACCAAGTTCTCCGAGGCTTCTTTAAAGATGTGTGAAGATATCAGGCAGAAATGCGATACAGCTCGAAATGCATATCTGAACTATCGACCAGCACCTAGATCCTTCAGTATATGA